One window of the Candidatus Endomicrobium procryptotermitis genome contains the following:
- the rpsL gene encoding 30S ribosomal protein S12, whose translation MPTINQLIADGRKDAIKKTKAPALKNCPQRRGVCTRVYTTTPKKPNSALRKVARVRLTSQYEVSSYIPGVGHNLQEHSLVLIRGGRVKDLPGVRYHIVRGTLDATGVEGRKQSRSKYGAKKAKAVAK comes from the coding sequence ATGCCAACGATTAATCAGTTGATTGCAGATGGAAGAAAAGATGCCATAAAAAAAACAAAAGCACCTGCTCTCAAAAACTGCCCTCAAAGAAGAGGAGTTTGTACGAGAGTTTATACGACAACCCCGAAAAAACCTAATTCGGCTTTAAGAAAAGTCGCAAGGGTAAGACTTACGTCGCAATATGAAGTTTCTTCATATATTCCGGGTGTTGGACATAATCTTCAGGAACATTCGCTTGTTCTCATACGCGGCGGTCGTGTAAAAGATTTGCCTGGCGTCCGTTATCATATCGTAAGAGGAACTCTTGACGCGACAGGAGTTGAAGGTCGCAAGCAGTCAAGAAGTAAATATGGCGCCAAAAAAGCTAAGGCAGTTGCAAAATAA